The following proteins are co-located in the Vigna unguiculata cultivar IT97K-499-35 chromosome 9, ASM411807v1, whole genome shotgun sequence genome:
- the LOC114164397 gene encoding protein EXORDIUM-like, translating into MSTFLSLHCFLPLFFLISVFHLSSAARNLNGQVQDHSQLLHYHNGPLLYGKITVNLIWYGHFKPSQKAIIADFVTSLSSPLTSNNQPSVSTWWKTTEKYYHLSPRKVASLSLSLGDQILDESYSLGKSLTTKHLVELASKGGQKNAINVVLTSADVAVEGFCMSRCGTHGSAASAGHVNGGKNYKFAYIWVGNSETQCPGQCAWPFHQPIYGPQSPPLIAPNNDVGVDGMVINFASLLAGTATNPFGNGYFQGPAGAPLEAASACPGVYGKGAYPGYAGDLLVDSTTGASYNVNGANARKYLVPALYDPSTSSCSTPV; encoded by the coding sequence ATGTCCACTTTCCTCTCTCTTCACTGCTTCCTCCCACTCTTCTTCCTCATATCCGTCTTTCACCTTTCCTCGGCGGCGAGGAACCTCAACGGCCAGGTTCAGGACCACTCTCAGCTGCTCCATTACCACAATGGCCCTTTGCTTTACGGCAAAATCACCGTCAACCTCATATGGTATGGCCACTTCAAACCCTCTCAAAAAGCCATAATAGCCGATTTCGTTACCTCGCTCTCGTCACCACTTACTTCAAACAACCAGCCATCTGTTAGCACGTGGTGGAAAACCACCGAGAAGTACTACCACCTGAGTCCCAGGAAAGTCGCTTCTCTCTCCTTATCTCTTGGCGATCAGATTCTCGACGAAAGTTACTCGCTGGGGAAGTCTCTGACCACCAAGCACCTTGTCGAGCTCGCTTCCAAAGGGGGGCAGAAGAACGCTATCAACGTTGTTCTCACATCTGCTGACGTGGCGGTTGAGGGTTTCTGTATGAGCCGATGTGGCACTCACGGGTCTGCCGCTTCCGCGGGTCACGTGAACGGTGGCAAGAACTATAAGTTCGCTTATATATGGGTCGGAAACTCCGAAACCCAATGCCCGGGTCAATGCGCCTGGCCCTTCCACCAGCCCATTTATGGACCCCAGAGTCCACCTTTGATTGCCCCCAACAACGATGTGGGAGTTGACGGTATGGTCATCAACTTCGCTAGCCTCTTGGCCGGAACCGCCACCAACCCTTTCGGAAATGGGTACTTCCAGGGTCCGGCGGGGGCTCCTCTTGAAGCTGCCTCTGCGTGTCCTGGGGTTTACGGGAAGGGGGCTTACCCTGGCTATGCCGGGGACTTGCTGGTTGATTCTACCACCGGTGCCAGCTACAATGTGAATGGTGCTAATGCGAGGAAGTATCTTGTTCCTGCTCTGTATGATCCTTCCACATCTTCTTGTTCAACGCCGGTGTGa